A single genomic interval of Helianthus annuus cultivar XRQ/B chromosome 13, HanXRQr2.0-SUNRISE, whole genome shotgun sequence harbors:
- the LOC110900908 gene encoding uncharacterized protein LOC110900908: protein MPLDVVSDDDVDLFEEDPPEADYEGEAPIAADAILPIADAPAEEAPVASHVPDSFESVASASLHTQGVQHHSYNADPDMASSATPAPAHSFEFDHDVDDDLDPVFPPEDPVVAPLPDPVPVMFDRAPLATHIDPRYADTRNGWIDDDDDYPPFVLPVTPPSAPVSAPIDVPLFPQHITDAHRTDLPVTFLQDIPPPRPEEGSSRQPFGHTPFVSGGGQFVPQISHPTLVPTVVPPTAPFFNPSSEPFL, encoded by the exons atgcccctcgaTGTCGTTTCCGACGACgacgtcgatctgtttgaggaggacccacctGAGGCTGACTATGAGGGTGAGGCCCCCATTGCTGCTGATGCCATCCTACCTAttgctgatgctcctgcagaggaggctccTGTTGCTTCACATGTCCCTGACTCATTTGAGTCTGTGGCGTCCGCATCTTTGCACactcagggagtgcagcaccactcTTACAACGCCGACCCTGACATGGCGTCATCAGCTACACCTGCTCCCGCACACAGCTTCGAGTTTGATCacgatgttgatgatgatctggATCCTGTTTTTCCCCCTG aggatcctgttgttgcaccacTTCCTGATCCTGTGCCGGTGATGTTCGACCGCGCACCTTTGGCGACCCATATAGATCCACGTTACGCTgacacccgtaacgggtggatAGATGATGACGACGATTACCCACCATTCGTGTTACCAGTTACACCTCCTTCAGCACCCGTTTCAGCACCCATTGATGTTCCGTTGTTTCCCCAGCACATCACGGATGCACACCGCACTGATCTTCCTGTTACATTTCTTCAGGACATCCCTCCACCACGTCCTGAGGAGGGTTCATCTCGACAGCCGTTTGGTCATACACCTTTCGTGTCAGGAGGAGGCCAGTTCGTACCCCAGATTTCTCATCCTACTCTTGTTCCCACTGTTGTACCACCCACTGCACCATTCTTCAATCCATCTAGCGAGCCATTCCTATAg